In a single window of the Schistocerca americana isolate TAMUIC-IGC-003095 chromosome X, iqSchAmer2.1, whole genome shotgun sequence genome:
- the LOC124555756 gene encoding uncharacterized protein LOC124555756 encodes MDVALKTVLLLVTATVTFGKAEYRLAVRPHYKWSGAGTATASAAGPRIALLRGPPLSARPPPHQHVHAPLPLSLPHHHHHQHHHHQLQHQHHVHAPAALPPARLRRPVAASDVAHGSPPRLALRPPPHVELSASTWDDTAFRAPLHMEPFNPSPPPAPQRPPVVTTSSDDDKGPIHTIPAPNLSLDKPHRLPAATVYGKAPEHSLPPLKPTFPSVFHSGLHLPTSHSHFGATTVSVQPSHGYEVHEPTNDQAGYNVEGLPTYFAPDPDPSLPSPKVPAALEPHNVPTNNVPLPELLGTAYNNHEPDAQNALTSQDLFQLLNGIAPQGQQQPLVDSYGVPIGQQPQLVYQTALPQQQGVDALSSFHTTPDNGLLLQGDLQSPFHTFNYPHQFHTVDSNADHFANSQSYYSEQEASDSIPRVTVLRKTPESHGKPLDEHSSNGAQDDSLSEQESAETSYYSGKVESVPARTDDSETRTGNGTPSFYSQIGSGGSGVVSTSFYTTLPSKEVADSLASLQAAGSLNTNSASNKKSTPAPNRNSIHTTDQVVHVGDKVPEGQETKDANSPAENESKAENSQDYEEHVEYVEYEDDPPTTDNKDENDDSYSNHHTQDTSGHLHSNKQQYSDYYQPSYDDNSPEENEDAAEPSLEFGARIRPKRNSMN; translated from the coding sequence ACGGTTTTACTTTTGGTGACGGCAACGGTGACATTCGGGAAGGCGGAATACCGGCTGGCAGTGCGTCCACACTACAAGTGGAGCGGAGCCGGCACGGCCACGGCCAGCGCCGCAGGTCCGCGCATCGCGCTGCTTCGCGGGCCGCCGCTGTCTGCCCGCCCGCCCCCGCATCAGCACGTGCACGCGCCGCTGCCACTGTCTCtgccgcaccaccaccaccaccaacaccaccaccaccaactgcaGCACCAGCACCACGTGCATGCCCCCGCCGCGCTGCCCCCAGCCAGGCTGCGGCGCCCCGTCGCGGCGTCTGATGTCGCCCACGGCTCGCCGCCTCGGCTGGCGCTACGCCCGCCACCCCACGTCGAACTCTCCGCCTCCACGTGGGACGACACCGCCTTCCGTGCTCCGCTGCATATGGAGCCCTTCAACCCGTCGCCTCCTCCTGCGCCGCAACGCCCACCCGTCGTCACAACCAGCTCCGACGACGACAAAGGTCCGATACACACGATACCTGCCCCAAATCTGAGCCTCGACAAGCCTCACAGGCTGCCGGCGGCTACTGTCTACGGTAAAGCGCCGGAGCACAGCTTACCACCATTGAAGCCGACTTTCCCTTCAGTGTTCCACAGCGGGTTGCATCTTCCGACGTCACACTCCCACTTCGGAGCGACTACCGTCAGTGTCCAGCCCAGTCACGGCTACGAAGTCCACGAGCCTACAAACGATCAGGCGGGTTACAATGTGGAAGGCTTGCCCACGTACTTTGCTCCGGATCCCGACCCGAGCCTGCCGAGTCCCAAAGTTCCGGCGGCTCTCGAGCCGCACAATGTTCCGACAAATAACGTTCCTCTGCCGGAGCTTTTAGGTACTGCCTATAACAATCACGAACCGGATGCACAGAATGCTCTAACATCGCAAGACTTATTCCAGCTGCTCAATGGAATCGCACCACAGGGACAGCAGCAGCCATTGGTCGACAGCTACGGTGTGCCCATCGGTCAGCAACCGCAACTCGTTTACCAAACAGCTTTGCCTCAGCAACAGGGAGTGGATGCGCTGTCTAGTTTCCATACCACGCCCGATAACGGCCTTCTCCTTCAGGGTGATTTACAGTCACCTTTCCATACTTTCAACTATCCACATCAGTTTCACACGGTGGATTCTAACGCAGACCATTTCGCAAACTCTCAGTCGTACTACAGTGAGCAAGAAGCTTCAGATAGTATCCCCAGGGTGACAGTGCTTCGCAAGACACCTGAGTCACATGGAAAGCCCTTAGATGAACACTCCTCAAACGGGGCTCAAGACGACTCGCTATCAGAGCAAGAAAGCGCGGAGACGAGTTATTACAGTGGAAAAGTGGAGTCAGTTCCGGCAAGGACAGACGACTCGGAGACAAGGACTGGCAATGGAACTCCCTCCTTCTACTCGCAAATCGGTAGCGGTGGAAGCGGTGTAGTATCCACCTCCTTTTACACAACACTACCGAGCAAAGAAGTAGCCGACAGCTTGGCTAGTCTTCAAGCTGCAGGTAGCTTAAATACTAACTCCGCCAGCAACAAAAAGAGCACACCGGCACCTAACAGGAACAGCATCCACACCACTGATCAGGTAGTGCACGTTGGGGACAAGGTTCCAGAAGGACAGGAGACGAAGGACGCAAACTCTCCCGCTGAAAACGAAAGCAAAGCTGAAAACTCTCAGGATTATGAAGAACATGTCGAGTATGTGGAATATGAGGACGACCCTCCCACAACCGATAACAAGGACGAAAATGATGATTCATATAGCAATCATCACACACAGGATACGTCTGGTCATCTTCATAGCAACAAACAACAGTATTCTGATTATTATCAGCCCAGCTACGACGACAACAGTCCTGAAGAAAATGAAGACGCCGCGGAACCTTCATTGGAATTCGGCGCCAGAATACGACCGAAACGGAATTCGATGAATTGA